A genome region from Coprococcus phoceensis includes the following:
- the ssb gene encoding single-stranded DNA-binding protein, which produces MNKVIMTGYVVKDPEVNEFKRKRRRNKRASKYGLVASFRLSVRRPFKTKDGTKYDYFSCSAFDKSAEFIEEYIEKGDCVGIEGILLNDNYENEDGMTMYRDKINLDKIELLRKRKDEDENDYEDEEEEDYDDEFYDEDDYEDDEDDDYEEEYLEEDDEEEDDDEDEEEDGYHRSIRKSSQKKGNSDPRRRNSRIKKPSSRKKSEQRKREQPERRNRQSRKSVPERRRNENKKRNLVDEEFERVQESEYNNYGFD; this is translated from the coding sequence ATGAATAAAGTAATAATGACCGGATACGTTGTAAAAGATCCGGAAGTAAATGAATTTAAAAGGAAGAGGCGCAGAAACAAAAGGGCATCGAAATACGGATTAGTTGCAAGTTTCCGATTGTCTGTAAGGCGTCCTTTTAAAACGAAAGACGGAACAAAATATGATTATTTTTCCTGCTCTGCATTTGATAAGAGTGCAGAATTTATAGAAGAGTATATCGAAAAAGGAGATTGCGTTGGAATAGAGGGAATCCTTTTAAATGATAATTATGAAAATGAGGATGGAATGACGATGTATAGAGATAAGATAAATCTTGATAAAATCGAATTACTCCGCAAGCGAAAAGACGAAGATGAGAACGATTACGAAGATGAGGAAGAAGAGGATTACGATGACGAATTTTATGATGAGGATGATTATGAGGACGACGAAGATGACGACTATGAGGAGGAATATCTAGAAGAGGATGACGAAGAAGAGGATGACGACGAAGATGAGGAAGAAGATGGATATCATCGAAGTATAAGGAAAAGCAGTCAGAAAAAAGGAAACTCTGATCCCCGTAGAAGAAATAGCAGGATAAAGAAACCTAGTTCCAGGAAAAAGTCAGAGCAAAGGAAAAGAGAACAGCCGGAAAGGAGAAATCGGCAGTCGAGAAAAAGTGTGCCTGAAAGAAGAAGGAATGAAAATAAAAAAAGAAACCTGGTGGACGAAGAATTTGAGCGTGTACAAGAATCAGAATATAACAATTATGGATTTGACTAA
- a CDS encoding DUF4313 domain-containing protein, with amino-acid sequence MNQEYLKGIHSEMCGKDAIIFQATENNIISFLKNSLSAERSEIRTLDGKRFLTTIKGKWIDICPDRMYLEEKLKPLLLAVKEGKKNLIPLKQIGAEQLEGYCPPMPDWNYFFWSGYSDEDYDNFRKQEEPKTVFYEAFGEKFPIQLIVKGYSYTGNLEIEMVNWKYQYPSPWATLTVDLHEVCEKDCTYVDTNHHGRKILSWISESGLGEVTGEISRNGYCTYEKVRFYPERLKYYDLEGYRRYEAKYEEIHKTSLKRNN; translated from the coding sequence ATGAACCAAGAGTACTTAAAAGGAATTCACAGTGAGATGTGTGGAAAAGATGCAATTATTTTTCAGGCAACAGAAAATAATATAATCAGCTTTTTAAAGAATAGTCTATCTGCAGAACGTTCAGAAATCAGAACATTGGATGGGAAACGCTTTCTTACAACAATAAAAGGGAAGTGGATTGATATTTGCCCAGATCGAATGTACCTGGAAGAGAAGTTAAAACCATTGCTTCTGGCTGTGAAGGAAGGTAAAAAAAATCTGATACCATTAAAACAAATAGGTGCAGAACAGTTAGAAGGATATTGTCCGCCAATGCCAGACTGGAACTATTTTTTCTGGTCAGGTTATAGTGATGAAGATTATGACAACTTCAGAAAACAGGAAGAACCCAAAACGGTTTTCTATGAAGCTTTTGGAGAAAAATTTCCGATACAGCTAATAGTAAAAGGATATTCCTACACCGGAAATTTAGAAATTGAAATGGTGAACTGGAAATACCAATATCCTTCACCATGGGCAACCCTGACCGTTGATTTGCATGAGGTGTGCGAAAAGGACTGTACCTATGTAGATACGAACCATCATGGAAGAAAAATTTTGTCCTGGATTTCAGAAAGCGGATTAGGAGAAGTGACAGGAGAAATCAGCAGAAATGGATATTGTACTTATGAGAAAGTTCGTTTCTATCCGGAACGATTAAAGTATTATGATCTGGAAGGGTATCGCAGATATGAAGCAAAATATGAAGAAATACACAAAACATCACTGAAAAGAAATAATTAA
- a CDS encoding GmrSD restriction endonuclease domain-containing protein, translating into MESTCKTKIVSSLLRESGKGKLDFSHPFQRKEGQWTRYMESLEVDSLLRGYSINLVYIWKKDNKNYVIEGKQRITTLQKYKGDKFPLSKKLDPVTIDGETYEIAGKRFSQLDEIVQDKLLNAEVLIFEMWDCTEKEVRDMFVRLNSGKRLNGAQMLTGLLNLDISTELYKIMEHPFWAKTGITKGDIRSDNMRKVACQILMLISGYEYTAFDQKNIEKYVEILNSDSEESIRLIGHALEVLDKLDEKIVDKMDKMKKLSIPMVVAAMDVVYGDEEKENSYLLWLKDFFENYDNQTKYLEYCGRSTDKGENVKGRWEIFSKVVSE; encoded by the coding sequence ATGGAATCTACATGTAAGACTAAAATTGTATCATCATTGTTGCGGGAGTCCGGAAAAGGAAAGCTTGATTTTTCTCATCCTTTTCAGAGAAAGGAGGGACAGTGGACTCGGTATATGGAATCGTTGGAAGTGGATTCGCTGCTAAGAGGATATTCTATCAATTTAGTTTATATTTGGAAAAAAGACAATAAAAACTATGTGATAGAAGGAAAGCAGAGGATTACTACCCTACAGAAATATAAGGGGGACAAATTTCCACTTTCTAAGAAACTTGATCCGGTTACGATTGATGGGGAAACTTATGAAATTGCAGGTAAAAGGTTTTCTCAATTAGATGAGATTGTACAAGACAAACTATTGAATGCAGAAGTCTTGATTTTTGAAATGTGGGACTGCACAGAAAAAGAAGTACGGGATATGTTTGTGCGTTTGAATAGTGGAAAGCGATTGAACGGAGCACAGATGCTGACAGGCCTTTTAAATCTTGACATTAGTACAGAACTTTATAAAATTATGGAGCATCCATTTTGGGCAAAGACTGGAATTACAAAAGGTGATATCAGATCAGATAATATGCGTAAAGTAGCCTGCCAAATACTAATGCTTATTTCTGGATACGAATATACTGCTTTTGATCAAAAGAATATTGAAAAGTATGTTGAAATATTGAATAGTGATTCTGAGGAAAGTATCCGTTTGATTGGACATGCCTTGGAGGTTCTTGACAAGTTAGATGAAAAGATTGTGGATAAAATGGATAAGATGAAAAAGTTATCCATTCCAATGGTAGTTGCAGCAATGGATGTAGTGTACGGAGATGAAGAAAAAGAAAACAGTTATCTGTTATGGCTGAAAGACTTTTTTGAAAATTATGATAATCAGACAAAATATCTGGAATATTGTGGAAGAAGTACGGACAAAGGTGAAAATGTAAAAGGACGTTGGGAAATCTTTTCAAAAGTTGTATCAGAGTAA
- a CDS encoding response regulator translates to MKVLLVSNTLDIYYQTQKLMKDQNELQLLSFEAFKDAEAIECDILVINFECAMVTTKEFKIILEAKCKSNIPILALLENSSISDQFEVLSAGALDYLECPVTDELYEQKLNEMSKWKWYYDWEEMKQ, encoded by the coding sequence GTGAAAGTTCTTTTGGTTAGCAATACTTTGGACATTTATTATCAAACTCAAAAACTGATGAAAGATCAAAATGAACTGCAATTACTATCTTTTGAGGCATTTAAGGATGCAGAGGCTATAGAGTGCGATATATTAGTAATTAATTTTGAATGTGCTATGGTAACTACAAAAGAATTTAAAATAATTTTAGAAGCAAAATGCAAAAGTAACATTCCTATTCTTGCACTTTTAGAAAACAGTAGTATTTCTGATCAGTTTGAGGTACTGTCAGCGGGAGCACTTGACTATCTTGAATGTCCTGTTACAGATGAGTTATATGAGCAAAAGTTAAATGAGATGTCCAAATGGAAGTGGTATTACGATTGGGAAGAAATGAAGCAATAG